The genomic region CTGGGTCCTTTACGGGACTGCGGATTGGGCTAGCCACCGCTAAGACACTGGCCCTGGCCTGGCAGGTACCGGTGGTGGGAGTGTCCACCCTGGAGGCATTGGCTCTGCCGCTGGCAGCGCCGGGCCAACTGGTTTGCCCCATTTTAAATGCCCGGAAAAATGAGGTTTATGCCAGTATACTCAGAGGCACCACCGGTCAACCGGAACTGCTGGCCGGCCCCTTGGCGCTGGGCATTGTCGAATTGGCAGGTATTCTGGCCCAATGGCAAGAGCCGGTTATTTTCTTAGGTGATGGTGTACCGGTGTTTAAAGAAGAGATTGTCAACTTACTGGCAGACCGGGCGGTGTTTGCACCCCAGTCGGCCCTGTTGCCCCGGGGCGCGGCAGTGGCTGAACTGGGCTACCGGGAACTGGCAGCAGGCCGGGGGTTATCACCTCTGGAACTGAAGGCCAGTTATATTCGTTTATCCGAGGCGGAGGTTAAGTTAGCTGCCCGATGTAGGAAGTGATTAATGTGGTAGATTATCAACTGGTAAAAATGCAGATAGACCACATTCCCGGGGTGCTAGAAATAGAGCAGGTCTCTTTTTCCACCCCCTGGTCCCAGCAGGCCTTTACCTATGAAATACTGCAGAATAACTTTGCCGATTATATAGTGGCAGTGCAGGGGGATAAGGTGATAGGTTATGCCGGGATGTGGCTGGTGTTGGATGAAGCTCATATCACCAACGTAGCTGTACACCCGGCATACCGGGGGAAGAAACTGGGGCAGGCCCTCATGACAGAGCTGATGCGCCGGGCTATGTTGATGGGGGCCGTGCGCATGACCTTAGAAGTAAGACCATCCAATAAGGTGGCCAGGGAATTATATAAAAAGCTTGGCTTTCAAGAAAAGGGCCGGCGTAAAAAATATTATACCGATACCAATGAAGATGCCATTATTATGTGGGCAGACTTGTGCCGGAGGGTACCATGAGTATAACCATACTAGGAGTAGAGACATCCTGTGACGAGACCGCTGCTGCGGTACTGGTGGACGGAGTAGAGCTGCGTTCCAATATTGTGGCCTCCCAGGTGGAGGTACATAAAAAATTTGGCGGGGTCGTACCAGAGGTGGCATCC from Desulfotomaculum nigrificans DSM 574 harbors:
- the tsaB gene encoding tRNA (adenosine(37)-N6)-threonylcarbamoyltransferase complex dimerization subunit type 1 TsaB translates to MYVLGIEAATPVAGVALTEDGRILAERLVNNRRTHSVNLLPMIKAVIEEGGITREQVNGIAVSAGPGSFTGLRIGLATAKTLALAWQVPVVGVSTLEALALPLAAPGQLVCPILNARKNEVYASILRGTTGQPELLAGPLALGIVELAGILAQWQEPVIFLGDGVPVFKEEIVNLLADRAVFAPQSALLPRGAAVAELGYRELAAGRGLSPLELKASYIRLSEAEVKLAARCRK
- the rimI gene encoding ribosomal protein S18-alanine N-acetyltransferase, with the protein product MVDYQLVKMQIDHIPGVLEIEQVSFSTPWSQQAFTYEILQNNFADYIVAVQGDKVIGYAGMWLVLDEAHITNVAVHPAYRGKKLGQALMTELMRRAMLMGAVRMTLEVRPSNKVARELYKKLGFQEKGRRKKYYTDTNEDAIIMWADLCRRVP